TCTTGTTTACTGATTTTGATACGCCTTAAATTGAAgaatcactttagctgggtgttagATATGATCCGAAAAGGCAAACGACACTTCTAGAACTGAAATGGATTGAAAAGATTGTCAAAagatgcggaatggctcttgatatactcaggatctaaggctaaccacccaagaatgaatgaatgtgttgactaaccaccaaacaacacacaaagacgaattggctgaccaccaaatcaacaagccggttcacaccaatgaactagctaaagaactctctctctcactcagaaaagaaacaaaaacatagaattattttattcatagaaTGAGACTACATTGTTTGTAGTCAAAGactaataaagaaaatacaaaataatgcattgaaaatacaaatttgaccAGATCTGAATTAATGAGTTAaagactcagtcttccatgtAGATTGGTCAAAGATGACCCTTCAGATAACGTCCAGGTTCATCTGAACTAGACAGATGCATGGGTAAAGATAAGGACACTTGCGGGACTGTCCGAATGGTCCGCCGGATAAAAATGCATGTCCGTCTTCGGTTTCTTCACGACCCAAGCTAAGTCTGGCTCGACCATGGGTCTTAGAACGTCGAGTTGGTCAGGGAAGACGGACTGTGGTTCGGTCGGTTCGGTCGGTTCGGTCATCTGGACGTGGTTCCAGCCGAAGCTCCAATCAGAACGCATGCGGGACGGCTCGGTCAGTCTGATCGGTAAGGTCGGATGAATGAACCTCAGTCAaattgttcagaacgtcctgatctcCATGCTGGTTGGCTCCAATTGACTTATCCACGAACAGACACacatcattcccttcctcttcaaaaagatttgtcctcaaatctaaacattaaaaggaaaaggattataagcaaaagaaccataatcagAACAATGCTCACCTTGAGTTCAGTCCGTTTTTTGAATGGAAGATGATTCTTCTTGGTTGGCTTGATTGATGACCACAAATTTGTTCTTCATCTATCCCCTCCATTGGCTCATATGTGAAGTCATCGAAAATTGGTAATGGGTCTTCCTTTTCTGGCTCGGTTTCAACTTTCTcattctccaaagtcaccaacggtCTTAGCTTTTGACACTTGTTAGAGTAATGACCGATCCTATGGCACTTGAAGCACCTGGTAGAATGAGCTTTGCTTGTGGGTTTCAAAGCTTTGCTTTTATCAGAAgacaacacattagttttcaaatcagaatttgaaagaaaagaaaaattactttGCTGTTTGGTGCaggacactacaagaaaaagagGTTTTTATAGCGGAGTAGGATAGCGTTTTTTTCGTTTCTGCTATGGTTAATATGTAAGTGGGTTTTATATAGCGGTTATAAAATTGTAAACGCTATCTTTAGTTGGGCCGAATTTTAATAGTCATTTTACATAGCACTTTAGTGCGGAAGCGCTACGAATAAGTTAGGCggacaaaattttcatttgccCGGGCTTACCAATTTCacttaattcatttttttctttttcggtTCTTCCCTCTCTCTATCTCCCCTGAGTTCTCATCTCCCCTCTATCTCTTCGTCTCAATTATTTTCCCGATTGGTCTGACTCTAAAAAATTAATCTCTTCTAATAACACATTAATCTCCTATTTCTATCTCGTCGTAATGGTTTTCCAGAATCTCTAAAACCCAACAACTGTTCTTCGATTCTGAATCGTAGGTACAATCTCGtctaatatttgtattttttttttgtttctgataaACCAATCGTTTATTCCTATTTAACTGGTGGCTGATTTAGGGTTGCATGTCCAATTGATTCGGTCTTTTACTCTTTTGCAGGGAGCTTTAGATTCAGATCTTCCAAGAAAGGTATCTGTCGTGTATTTTTCTAGGTTTGGCTATagcttttgattttgtttcaattGAATTATATCATTGCTTTTATTTTTCAGGtcgtttaaataaaaatagaagacATTTTTATCAGGTAAAACCAAACCGATTTATACTGATTCTTCTATAAGTTGTCTTTGTCTGTTCTTGAGGCATAATAAAGTTAgtgtttttatatacatttgGTCGGAGCTGTTGTGCGATGGATAAAGCTTGGGTCTGGTTACCAAGGTATAAATGTTACTGTGTTttgcttatcttttttttatttcatttacgAAATTGTGCttcttaattaattttcatttgtGTGCATCTGACAGGAATAGTCTCGAGTATGAGCAAGGTGCAACTGAGTTTGTTTTTTCGTCATCAAGACAATTGGGTGATCTAGTTGAAATGTTCTGCCCTTGCGTTGATTGCTGCAATGTCTGCCATCAATCAAGAGAGACAGTTTTTGAGCATCTCGTCATCAGAGGGATGGATCAGAAGTACAAGAGATGTAAATATTGGAGTAAGCACGGGGATATAAGGCCAGATAAGACAGCTGATGTTCAGACGTCTGAAAATGAGGCTTATGAGTTGATGAGGACAGCTTTTATAGCGAGCGATGGCAAGACACCATTTGAGAAGCAGAATTCAGAGGATTTTGATGGTATTGAGAGGCCAGAAGAGGACGAGTTTAGGAAGAAGTTAGATGATGCCGAGACTCCACTGTACCCGACATGTCAGAAATACACCAAGGTTGCTGCTATCATGGGTCTTTACCGTATAAAAGTCAAGAGTGGGATGTCAGAGAGCTATTCGACCAGCTAATGACATTAGTTCATGACATGCTATCTCCAGATAATGTTCTGCCTAAGTCTACGGCTGAGATGAAGAAGTTCTTAAAGGTGTTTGGTTTTGGTTATGATGTCATCCACGCTTGCAAAAATGATTGTATCCTTTATAGGAAACAGTATGCGGAGTTAGTTTGCTGTCCAAGATGTAGTGAATCAAGATGGGAAAGAGATAAGCACACTGGTGAGGAGAAGAAAGGAGTTCCATGTAAGGTGCTTAGGTATTTTCCCATaaaagagagattcaagaggATGTTTAGATCGAAACGGTTGGCTGAGGATTTGTGTTGGCACTTCAACAATGCAACTGAAGATGGATCTATGCGGCATCCTGTGGATTCTTTGACTTGGGTTCAGGCAAACGATAAGTGGCCGGAATTTGCTGCTGAAGCAAGAAACCTGAGACTAGGTCACTGATGGGATGAATCCATTCTCGATCCAAAACACCAAGTACAGCACGTGGCCGGTTCTCCTAGTTAACTACAATATGGCGCCAACTCAGTGCATGAAAGCGGAGAACATTATGTTGACGATGTTGATACCTGGACCAACAGCACCTAGCAACAACATTGACGTGTATCTACAGCCCCTGATAGAGGACCTCAAGGATTTGTGGACCGAAGGTATTGAATTTTATGATGCCTTTAAGAAGGAGAGTTTTAATTTAAGAGCTATGCTGCTGTGGAGTATCACAGACTACCCAGCTTTAGGGACATTAGCTGGATGCAAAGTTAAGGGGAAGCAAGCGTGTATTGTATGTGGGAAGGAGACACCACATAGATGGCTTAAGTTTAGTAGGAAACATGTATATATGGGCAACAGGAAGCGACTGATGCCTGGTCATCCCTACAGACGTAGAAAGGGTTGATTTGACAATACAGTGGAGTCTGGTTTTTCAAAGAGGATTCAGAGTGGGAAAGAAATATTTGACAGCCTTAGAGGATTTAGAAATGATTTTGGAAGACCATTAGCTAAAAAGGGGAAGCGTAAAAGGGCTGAAGCAGAAGATGACGATGATGAAGCTGCAACAGCTGAAGAaatcgaagaagatgatgatttaTGGAGGTGGAAAAAAAAGTCTATCTTCTTTGACTTACCATATTGGAAGGTATACGTTCTGctttacaattaattttaacTTTCTGAATTTATGTAAGCTAATTAAATTGTTTCTGATAATTAACTCTACATAATGTTTGCAGGAAATGCCTGTCAGGCATAACATAGATGTTATGCACGTCGAGAAGAACGTCTCAGACGCACTACTATctattattatgaataatgCAAAATCAAAGGATGGGTTGAAAGCAAGAAAAGATTTGGAAGACATGGGAATCAGGAGCAACTTACATCCAGAGAAGCGTGGGAAGAGAACTTATTTGCCTTCAGCTGCATTCTGGCTTTCCaaggaagagaaaaaaaaattctgtagACGGCTATCCAAGTTTAGAGGCCCCGATGGATATTGTGCAAATATATCCAATTGTGTCTCGTTGGATCCTCCCAATATCGGCAGCATGAAGTCACATGACCATCACGTTCTTTTGCAGAACCTTTTTCCTGTGGCATTGAGAGGTTTATTGCCTAAAGGACCTCGGATAGCTGTCAATCGTATCTGCAACTACTTCAACAGACTTTGCAACGAGTTATTGATCCAGAGAAGCTACTGACTCTAGAATCTGAGATTGTAGAAACAATGTGCCAGTTGGAGAGATTTTTTCCACCATCACTCTTCGACATTATGTTTCACCTTCCTCTCCATCTAGCTAAAGAAGCACGCTTGGGTGGCCCTGTGCACTTcagatggatgtatccgtttgagaggtaaatttttttttgtctttgtcgTATACTTTCAATAAATAGACTAACTTATATGTTCTGGTATGTAGATATATGAAGACTCTAAAAGCTTATGTCAAGAATTTTGCACGACCCGAAGCTTGTATGGCTGAGGGATATTTGTCTAGTGAATGCATTGCGTTTTGTATGGAGTTCCTTCGAAAATCTGTTCCAGTCCAAGAAGCAATTAATAGAAATGAAGATATTGAGGCAATTCAGAATGTCCTTGAAGGAAGACCATTACAGAAAGCTACAGAAGTAACCCTCACAGATAAGGAGAGAGATATAGCTCATCGTTATATCCTCATGAATACAGCAGTCATGGATCCGTATATTGGGTAAGTAAAACAGCAGTTAGATATATAAAGTTGTTCTATTTTATACATCGTTTAACTTAAAGAAAGCAGGTTGCATTTGGAAGAACTGCAAGCTACTGATGAAAGATGCGCACAAAATGAAACTCTACTGTGGAAATATCACACAGAAAGGTTTCCTCAGTGGATAAAAGATAAGGTAAATGAGCTTATTATATGCTTTAATCTTTACATTTTTGTATGATTATTAACTCTGCTACACGTTTCATGTTAATTAGATACCTAATAACTCGAAGGAACATTCGAAAAGGCTGAGATGGCTTGCTTTTGGACCCAGGAATATTGCTCACACATACAAGGGATACGTGGTGAATGGACATCGATACCATTGTGATGATGTAAAGCACAATACACAGAATAGTGGGGTTGCATATGAAGCATTTTCGATGTGTCGAGCTAGCGCTAAAGATTCTAAGCAAATGGCGGACATGGTAGCTTACTATGGAGTGATAAAGGAGATCATATTGGTGGACTACCACATGTTCCAAGTTCCCCTGTTTAAGTGTAGTTGGGCTCACAAAGGGAAAGGAGTTAAAGAGGAAGAAGGGTTCACACTTGTCAATCTTCATATGAACCAGTCATCATTTGCAAACGATCCATACATTCTGCCATCGCAAGCTAAACAGGTCTTCTATTCTAGAGAAGATGAAAGCTCACCTTGGTATGTTGTTATGCGGGCACCACCAAGAGGATACCATGAGTTAGAGACAGAAGAGAAGATCGATTTTGAACCATCAGTCCAGCCAATTGAAGATATAGGATATCAATCTGATGATGAGAGTTTCTATGTTAGGGAAGACTGTGAAGGTGTCCTTGTTGATGTTTAGATACTAAAAATTCTAGTTTTGTTTCAGGTTCTCTGCAATGATGAAATCTCAAGCTTTTACTGAGCAAAACCGTCGCAGTAAGCGTCAAGCAGGTGTTGATGCGAGTCCTGTCGGGTCAGAGGTTcataagaaacaaaagaagaatgCTCCGAAGGTTAATGAAAGAGAAGAGAGTGCTGCTAAAGAATCGACTGAGGAAGAGGCGCAAGACGTAGAAGTGGATCAACATTCACCAACTGAAGTTGAAGAACCCATCCCTGCTTCTAGCAATGGAGTGTCCAACACCGATGACACTCAGACACAGCAATCCGAGATCAAAACGAGGAAGACAAGGGGTCTAACTAAAATGCGCAGAGTGGCCAAAAATACAGAGGACAAGGTAGATGTAGAGTTCAACTCCATAGGTGAGCATGTCGGTAGTGGATCAGTGACACTCTCATCCTTTCTTGGTCCTCTTGTGAGGGAGCATGTGCCAGTATTGCTAGATGACTGGAGACACGTCGAAGAAACAACAAAAGACGCTTTATGGGAAGAGATTCAggtaatttttataagttttttcttTGGAGTACTAGTTTAAACTATTTTAGTGTTTAACATTTCAATATTTGACAGGGGAGGTTCAACTTGACAGAGGAATGGCAAAAAGATGCAGTCTTTAAGCAGATGGGTTGCTTGTGGAGGGCCTCGAAATCTAGGCTGACTTCTATAGTCCGTTCTATTAAAAACAAGGCTCAGATACAGAAAATGAAGCCTAGCAACATCCAATCTTCTTCTGCTTGGAACAGTTGGGTGAAAGCTAGGTGCACCAAAGATTTTAAGGTTAAAGTTAATGATTCTTGATTACTTATACgatttattttagataaaagtTATGGTATCTGATGGTTGTGTTAATAGGTACAAAGTGATAAATACAGGAGACTTAGGAAGATTCAAATTCCGCACACAACAAGCCGAAAAGGCATGAGTCGCCTAGCTCATGAGATGGTATGTTTGTCTAATTCTTTGAATTTGGGAGAAAAGTAATTACTTTATTTGCACCTAAGAAAGTTACAAGAACTCTTTTTGATCGAACTTGTAGAAAAGAAACAGCGATGATCCTAAGAAAGTTACTAGAACTAAGGTTTGGGTAGCAGGACATACGTATTCAGATGGGAGACCCGTGAATGAAGCACACGCTGAAACTATTGTAAGTATATTATGAATTCTTATTAGTTAAGGATCAAGACTATTTCGTAAtgtctttgttttttatttgcAGGAAAAGATTAAGACAATTGACAGTGAAATAGATTCTAACTCCTCGGATAACATTGGTGAAGATGCTGTGAGTCAAGTTCTCGGAAAAGAGAGACCAGGAAGAGTTAGGGGGATGGGCAGAGGAGCCACTATTACGAAGATGGCTTACTTACAAGCTAGAGACAAACATGTCCAGAAGCTTGAAGCTACTCAAGCGGAATTAATTACCAAGCTTGAAAAGTTGCAAAATGTTGTTATTGACTTAGCTGGCAAAAGGTAACTTTCTTATACACTTGTCCAATTAATTGTACTTGGTGTTTCAATATGACGCTTacttgtttttttgttgttttaagaCACATAAAGATGATGTTTCTAGTTCTGAAAGAAGCGATGGTAGCAAGAGAGGAATAAGGTGCCAGATACTGGATTGGATTTCGACTGATGATGTGGTTGTAGGTGAAGGAGAATACTACTCAAGTGAACCCACATATAAGATTGGTCGAATTCCTCTGGGT
The sequence above is drawn from the Brassica napus cultivar Da-Ae chromosome A8, Da-Ae, whole genome shotgun sequence genome and encodes:
- the LOC106398066 gene encoding uncharacterized protein LOC106398066 is translated as MMKSQAFTEQNRRSKRQAGVDASPVGSEVHKKQKKNAPKVNEREESAAKESTEEEAQDVEVDQHSPTEVEEPIPASSNGVSNTDDTQTQQSEIKTRKTRGLTKMRRVAKNTEDKVDVEFNSIGEHVGSGSVTLSSFLGPLVREHVPVLLDDWRHVEETTKDALWEEIQGRFNLTEEWQKDAVFKQMGCLWRASKSRLTSIVRSIKNKAQIQKMKPSNIQSSSAWNSWVKARCTKDFKVQSDKYRRLRKIQIPHTTSRKGMSRLAHEMKRNSDDPKKVTRTKVWVAGHTYSDGRPVNEAHAETIEKIKTIDSEIDSNSSDNIGEDAVSQVLGKERPGRVRGMGRGATITKMAYLQARDKHVQKLEATQAELITKLEKLQNVVIDLAGKSSERSDGSKRGIRCQILDWISTDDVVVGEGEYYSSEPTYKIGRIPLGPNAAAVIVNSVAVEDACVWRPTTSIGTLAEAVGVKIAWPSDKLILDDVIDFSKHANTVGSEVN